Proteins encoded by one window of Nicotiana tabacum cultivar K326 chromosome 10, ASM71507v2, whole genome shotgun sequence:
- the LOC107802932 gene encoding ethylene-responsive transcription factor 3 (The RefSeq protein has 3 substitutions, 1 non-frameshifting indel compared to this genomic sequence), protein MRRGRAAAAPAPVTGEPNGSGGSKEIRFRGVRKRPWGRFAAEIRDPWKKTRVWLGTFDSAEDAARAYDAAARALRGPKAKTNFPLPYAHHHQFNQGHNPNNDPFVDSRFYPQDNPIISQRPTSSSMSSTVESFSGPRPPPAPRQQTTASSRKYTRSPPVVPDDCHSDCDSSSSVVDHGDCEKENDNDNDNIASSSFRKPLLFDLNLPPPMDDAGADDLHCTALCL, encoded by the coding sequence ATGCGGAGAGGTAGAGCAGCGACGGCACAGGCACCGGCACAGGTAGCCGGAGAACCAAACGGATCTGGAGGATCTAAAGAGATAAGGTTCCGTGGAGTCCGAAAAAGACCATGGGGAAGATTTGCGGCGGAGATCAGAGACCCTTGGAAGAAAACTAGGGTTTGGTTAGGTACTTTCGATTCTGCTGAGGATGCCGCGCGTGCTTATGACGCCGCAGCGCGTGCCCTTCGCGGTCCTAAAGCCAAAACTAATTTCCCTTTGCCTTATGCTCATCATCACCAGTTCAATCAAGGGCATAACCCTAATAACGATCCGTTTGTGGATTCCCGATTTTACCCTCAGGATAATCCGATTATTTCACAGAGACCTACCTCGAGCTCCATGAGTAGTACGGTGGAGTCCTTCAGTGGACCTCGACCGCCGCCGGCGCCGCGGCAGCAGACAACGGCGTCTTCCAGAAAGTATACGCGGTCGCCGCCCGTCGTGCCGGACGATTGCCATAGCGACTGTGACTCGTCGTCTTCCGTCGTTGACCACGGCGACTGTGAAAAAGAAAATGACAATGACAATGACAACATAGCTTCTTCGTCTTTCAGAAAGCCGTTGCTTTTCGATCTAAACTTACCTCCGCCGATGGATGACGCCGGCGCCGACGATCTTCACTGCACAGCGCTATGTCTTTGA